TTACTGCTGCAGTGATGACAAGGGCAATTTCACTTTCAGTTTCTTTGATTAATTGATTTGCTGACGTTGTCTACTATTAGTTCGATTGGAAAATTCAGCCCGTTACTGATTTTATCAATTATGAGGGTTGATAGTTGttaatagatataatataaaactTCTAGGCTGTTGGGTCAAAAGGAGGGAGCGAAAACGATTTGTCTAATAAAACGGTATTTCCGACAATGCGTGTGCATGGAATAGGGGATGCAGGGCAAGCATGGGCAACAGtaagagttaaaaaaaaaagtaattaaataaaagcttcCGGGTCCGGATGGCCTGGTTATAGCGTCAGCCCCGTAGGCCGAACCGTAGATTAGACTTCCCTGTTTGCTTATTCTTGGCTTATTGTTAaacgggcaactaaaatattaaacaggaactttcattgggcatataataatataatttggctgtgcattaacctgtcaaatcccacgatgtgacgtcaccataagcgttctggctcatgtatgagccgtgggagcgaatattttagcgccaaaaaaaatattttagcctcaaacatgagcatcatattattaaataggctgtgacagacggacagacagacagacgagtgatcctattagggttccgttttttccttttgaggtacggaatcctaaaaaactggcagcaaaatcaaaccacccaaaaaattatagggaacttagagtgataggttggcatctaaaataataaattggcaactaatattgtaaagcgatcataaaatttggttgtcatctagttgttcacacctcaCTCAACCTCACTCACCACCTTACAGCAACACGGAAGGGAGGCGGTATTTGCattatttcccctctgccgaggtacaagatcaactgatctagcgcgggtaataaaactagttgcacttggattttaaactagaccgaatgcagtcgcgcgagtgaacactgccacacaaaaatgcctaattgctcggtttttgttgtaaaaacaggtcgaatacatcaaatttacaaaaagatggtgttacatttcacatgtaatattttttttacatatcatacgtttaattacatttaaacacaattattatattttagtctcttgtaattgctggatttatcgattttgctcgcccagtacaaatttaAAATCGAAGTAAaaatcggtcgagcgacaaatccgacttctcatctcttgacgaaaatgtgttagtgtgcgtgttgtgacacttgtgactcgtccgtacacaaaaacagatcgaggtgtgcaagatttgtctgtgtagggtgtcattttctatgtatttgtgtcgtcattacagactggattttgtacgtaagtgtgtgagaagtgcgactgtgtgcacgttcccccccccccccccccgcgaaaaatgccagaatgatttgtatgttaagatatcgcttgggcctatcccttccgacgtgtcggaagcccgtgttgatcgaagctcaCCACAATCAACTAATCACAACTGTacagctaccatcagtttggcactgacataaacgccgtcgagaacgtaatttactttctatacatctcgctcgtactcgcaaattagtgcaaacgagttgtatagaaagtaaattacgttctcaatagcgtaaatgtcagttttgccactgtcagtgactcatggtacgggctctgagcatatcgtttcagctaggtagtattttaacacgaaatcagttaaatttaatgaatattggtcactttttacacaaaacacctaaaattaatttactaatacgcaatggtcagtatacttatagtcgaaatttctaatcataaacgcctaatggccattctaccattagatctttaaatttttaattactaatttcattAGTTACCACTGTATTCTGCTAGAgccaacagataggtgcgacgacgagcgaagcgaggaggagcgtgttaggttgaccgtgtaatgaccaaacaaaatattttaaaagaacttaattttttaattaatagatagccgttttctttttaaaatgtgcttcataaatggtctccaatatattaattcagttgccaaataaatacttggtacctgcctaaaaataatcaaaaactgtaacggcattaaaatacaacttatattgatatattttaaggctccgtttttgttgccaaagtattaattttagtagccatttctatttttttaaactacccaaattcgattaattagttgaccggttaaatacgtgcccttATCTTATTCTTTCACATATGCCATCTATTGTTGGTTCTAGTTCAACTTCTGAAATATGGTCATGTTTTCGGAGTCTTTAACATATTTATTCTCGCTATAATATTACATCGTTATATTCACAGGATCTAAATGTTACCCAAAATTCTAAAGAAGCTACGAGAGGTGGCTCTACTAAGATTTTAATTCATTTTGCACAAAACGTCAAAAGGAAAGTATTTAGTCGTTTTGATTACGGAGAtggaaaaaataaacaaatgtacGGACATAGAGGAAGTTCTCCTAAATATGCTTTAGAGGCTATCACTGTTCTTACTGTAATAATATTTGCGTCAACCGACGAGATGATCGACGAAGATGACATTTATGAATTGGCATCGAATATAACTAATGTTAAACTCAGGAAAGTGGAGAGACCTCAATTTAGGCACGATGACTTTATCGCCGGGCAAGATGTAATGCACGACGTTTACAATATCATTATAGAAGATTTGCCGGAGTAAGTGTGTTAtgctatcctcctaaggcccaaggtcctacccatagtacttattaactttctcaTTCAGAaccagctcctacaacaattgtgtagtcatagcgtaccacggtcctaccagtaggacttaatagaaaacccatttcaaattttgcgcttatcaaaattggcgtgtacgaacttctaaaggactgttttgttttgtcagtgagccctttaacaagttcgtaaaaaaaaaatcaaagtgctgtacaaggtgctgtataagtacaataacattaaaaaaagtattttaagtacttgggtctgaatgagtataaaacaatagtactactggtaggactacgggccgtactgactacatactcaatttttcgttgggccttaggaggctatatctaagttttaatagtccttcaataaagattcaatagGTAGTAAGTAAATGAATCTGAGGACCGGAAAAGTAGGGATTGCTTACGAGGCATGGCTATAGCCGAGGCATATAGATACCGGTTAGAAAAAAACGTTACCTACCAAACAATGCGAGGAAATATGGGTACGTAGATAATTAATGTACACCAAAAACAGAAAGGGACCAAGAATTGAACCTTGAGGTACTCCAAGGTCTACGGGGGACCCCACCGATTGCAgtcttttaatatttgttgacgTGCCTGGGATAACATTAGTTTAGTAATAATGAATGGCAGTTTCAATTTGCTCCCtgggtttgttttattttttaattataatctgTTTTAATTGTCACATTTTAATGCCCTTGTATAGGAAAATGATGTAAAATAAGTTAATATGACCAAAAAGAAGAAAACTAGGGCTCAAGTAATTTTGATCAAATGATAATATGTTTACAGGAATAAAAAGTACATCACACCGGATCAGAAGAAGAAAACTAACAAGAGTTTATCTTGGTGGGTTGTACTAATATTTTTTGGTGTGGGGCTTGCCATGGTCATATTTATATGCATAAAGATTTTTCGTTGTTAAAAAGGCAACGAAAAGAAACAAACAGTCGTAAATACATAGCACTTCTGTATGTTTCGTTATTTATTGTAGTAAGCATTGGTAAACTGATAATGTAGTAACTAGTAAATAAAGTAAGATGAATCAGAGTGACATGCTTTTAATTAACCTATATCATCTTTAGTCCTTACATTATTtaggctttttagggttccgtacccaaagggtaaaaacgggaccctattactaagactccgctgtccgtccgtccgtccgtccgtctgtcaccaggctgtatctcacgaaccgtgatagctagacagttgaaattttcacagatgatgtatttctgttgccgctataacaacaaatactaaaaacagaataaaataaagatttaagtggggctcccatacaacaaacgtgatttttgaccgaagttaagcaacgtcgggcggggtcagtgcttggatgggtgaccgtttttttgcttgttttgctctattttttgttgatggtgcggaaccctccgtgcgggagtccgactcgcacttggatggcccaaaaatacgtcgactattttttttactgcggcatattgttgataattttaacaaacgtttgcgtttgtgtatcgaAGTTAAAGGCGAATTTTTGGTAGTAAACTTTGAATACCATTTTGAATTAAACATGTAGGTATCTAAGAaaatattagtaaaaaaaattttaggaTAAAGAGTTTagtagttattcaagaaaataggcaaaaaattaccattccccccccccttgtctccgaaactactgggtctaaaattttgaaaaaaaatacacaaaatagttctttacctatagatgacaggaaaacctattagaaatgtgcagtcaagcgtgagtcagacttaatgtacggaacccttggaacgcgagtccgactcgcacttgtttaatataaaaaagtgaaaaagtgaaaactatttatttaaggCAATTTAAGAACAGTGTTTTAGACCACTCGACCTTAACAAAGTAAAAATAGTTGTTAAGCCTATTCGCACGATCTAACTTCATCTGACAATCAATATAGTCCTGCAAGAATGAAACCTATGGAACATTTAAGATCATGGTCTCCCTGTCTCGCTCTATGTTCTCAAACCTACAGGTTGAAATGATAGCGGTACCGGACCGTGTCGATGCGGCTTTAATAATTTGCTTTTTCAGACGGTTGATAAAAAATTGCGCGGTGAGTGAGGCTCTTACCCAGCAGCGGACGTATTTCTACATacatgatgaattgatgatgatgaagagtTTTCGGTTGGGCGACGATGATAGCAAGATAATAGTCTCTTATACCAATAATTACTAGATGAAACATGAATAAGAAAACTCATTATTACCCCATGAATTGTACTAATAATTAACTGATTTACAGTCAGCACATGAATACCGCTCAGTCGTTTGTAGACTCTTGAGCAAATGATGTCGCTAAAAGGTTGCGTCGTCGTCATATTCATTTTAACATTtagaaatttattattatgtgaCGCTGAAGAATTTAAGGGGGAAACCACTACTATCGCAAGTAATACTGGAAATCATACAAAgaaatttttgttaaaaatgccTTTGAAAGTAAGTATCTATTAAATGTTTTGGGTCCTTcctctatatattttttacatgcaTATAAAGAAAACTTGTATTTCATAGGATTATCGAGatgcaacaaaaaataaagtaaaaaagatAAAACTCAAAGATGGAAGATCTGCGACTGAACATGACATCGGAAGCATGGATGGATACGTGCTATCGATGGTTAGACTGGCCTCTGAACTTCCAACTAAGAAGTGCCCGGTCTTACTGGTCCACGGAATGTTTCAGTCTTCCGACAGATTTCTCAATCAGGACAAGAGTCAGTCTCTAGGTGAGTTGACAATctttttaataggtacttgtGTGAAAGAACgattaaaataacattaaaaatatgGCCTCTTGTTGTTAACAATAATATATAATCTGATGTTTAGTAAAGTTAATCCAAAATTTTCTAAACACATCTAAACTAATGGCTCTGTGAGGTTTAGACCACACCAGCATAACTTACAACTGAACTTACAAATGTATGGCtcagacatttaaaaaaaacatagaacctgctcacaaaatttcacgggaatcagttgagaattgcgacctgtagaggagaacattcaAACATATGGAAGAATTTTTGCCGAAGCTGAAACAGACACCTTCGCAAACGATTTTTTCTGTAAACGTTCATAACTACTACAATGTAACAAATTTCTTTCAGCCTACTCACTTGATGATCTAGGATACGATGTGTGGTTATTTAACGCACGCGGCAATAAATATTGCCAATCGCACGTCGCTTATGCACCGCATGAGCAAAAATCCGAATTTAACAATTATTCTTATGAAGAAATCGGCTGTTTCGACCTTGCTGCTGCTGTGGATTATATTCTTTCAAAGACCACATTTAAGAAGATACATTATATTGGCCATTCGTTGGGAGGAACTTTCTTTTTGGTTCTGAATTCCTTGGTGACCGACTACAACGAAAAATTTGACAGGGCGTTTTTAATGGCTCCACTAGGGTATCACACAACAATTACTAACACGAATCTCCAGAAAGAGTTGAACGATCCTACATCGTTACATGTAAGTCATTAAAATTTGTAAGACGCCTCATCTGAAATTAATGTCAAGTAATATTTTATCTACATAGCGCCATTTGAAGCATCTATCTAGATGTTTGCTCTTTTCCCAGTGGGCCCCGACTTTAACAGACACTATAGATATTAAGCACCTAAGCGCATTTTTTACAGGAAGCACTAATAAAAGTAGACACGTTCGAAATATTCCCATATGAAGCTTACGTGCCAAACCAGGATATGGTCCCCGATAACTGCCTCGGAGGAAAAACATGGGAAACAATTTGTAACGAATTACAAATTCAGAAAATCATGGTGAGACCTCTTCAGCATTTGACATCGTCATGGTGGTTGGGTGACTGAGCGTGCCGGTAAACTAAGCCTACAACTGATaccctagaataaaatctatttgtttttttttcaacgaTTAGCAGTTGACCTTATTGGTGCAAAGGGTAGTAAAAAGTATTTATAATCCATACAGTAGTATAAACATTTAGATCAACTGTTAGGTTTTTTATCCTTATTACCGTCCTACTCAACTTACCCTAGTTGCTCCTTTTCTGctgatattattaaattatatccaCAGGGTATAAAATCATCCAACAATACAATAGCTGAGACGAGAGGTGGCTCTACCAAGATATTAATTCACTGGGCACAAAatataaagaataaaaaatttCATCGCTGGGATTTTGGGGAAGCAAAAAATGTAGAAGAGTACGATGGTAAAGATCCTCCAGAATATCCGTTAAATGCTATCACTGTTCGAACTAAAATTATCTACTCGCCGGACGATAACATGGTGAAAGACACGGATATTCGAGCGTTGGCTAAGCAAATGAAGAATGCTACAACCAGGAAAGTGAAAAGGGCCAATTTTAAACACGATGATTTTATTGATGGTGAATATATCATGGAAGACGTCTATAGCGGCATTTTAAAAGATTTAGAGTAAGTTTCCTCGGAGGTTCCTTATAAATATTGTCTGATATTGTACAGAAAATGTGcaatttaagttttataatcGATCCCTGGATTTAAAAGCCTATGATcatctaaaatatctaaataaccATCAAATTTAGCAAGGTTTATTATTTATGATAAGAATAAACCTCACCGCTATGAAATGGTTTAGTAAAGCAGCCATCTTTTCAATGACTATAATACCTACTAGACCATGTTatgcaattttaatattatggCAAGATTTACGACaccttttaatttttcttttaagacgcctcttaaaataaataactagtcGCTCTGTAAGCTGTACCCTCGCGAATCCTCATGGCTACGCCTACTTTACCTTATTACCAAACTGCACGAGAATCGTTTGAGAAATgcaacctgtagaggagaacatttatttttgcccaagctttAACGGATACCTTCGCTTTCGCCCGGTTAATATTAGTCATTCTATATCTATGCTAAGTTAGGTCTTTGTCATTCAGtgtcttttatttttttctgaaatGGGACACTTATGTTTTCGATGTATTTTTGAGATTTACAAACTagtaatatttgtttaaaacattcactttaaaataaaaagaagaaAATTAGCACTCGACGATGTTACTACCATCTGTGCTTTGAATGACGACTGgatttgaaatatattttacccATGTTTACAGGTACCCAAAGCCTCTTGTTAGGCGGGTTAATGGGACTAACACAAATGAAACGGAAAGTAAGCCTGCGAGTTTAACTGATATACCTTGGTCTGCGCTACTCTCTTTGGTCGGGATCTTACTGTTCATATTCATAAGCATAATAAGTTGTTGTTGTAAGAAGAAAGATGCCAATGGAGCTTGTGCTACTAACGCAGGCCAACCAGCGAACGCATAAAATATAATGCACATATTTATCGTTTGAAGTTTCTACTCGCTTGGTTTGCATATCTTTAATCCAATTTAACACGTTTGCTGCGTTAGAGCCAAATCTGTTCTTACTATTTTCCCGTATGACGTTTTGACTTTGAAGATTCCTAAAGACTTGGAAATAGAAATAGGTATTGCGTTCAAAAAATAATCGTTGTGGTCAAATACTATATTGTATATGTATACCGCTGCCGTCGCCTGTTAATATCGCATATTAATTTTACGGGAACACATTTCTCTTGCCATACAGAACATACATAACAATAATGCTGAGGATGGGTCTAATGATGTATACGTGTGAAATATATGTAGATAACAACTTTTTTAAGATGCTGTCAACTCTACGTATGATACTACTAGTAGTACTACTACTATGAACACTTACCTGCCGACCTGAAAAATGAGCCGTGTGATGAACCATTTAAGCGCAAATTTGAGAAATATTTTGTTGGATAACCCTCTGCACTCTGTAAACgagtacatgtaatattttttttttgtatcgagtaatattttttatttacctaagaACAATTTTGCAATCGTGCCACAAAACCTCTTAAACTCAACGTTCCTGTAACACAGCTAATGTCTTCATTCTCGggttgttgtttattttaccaACTTGTATTGTACTTTATTTAACGTCAATAAAAGTATATATTCGAATGAATTTGTTTCAATAACCAGTAAGTCAATGTTGATAATATTTAACTATGGTTCGTTGACGACAATACCTATCAATGATTTTAATGAATATATAAGATAAGGAATACACTTtgagaaaaaca
This region of Cydia amplana chromosome 4, ilCydAmpl1.1, whole genome shotgun sequence genomic DNA includes:
- the LOC134647662 gene encoding lipase 3-like, producing the protein MMSLKGCVVVIFILTFRNLLLCDAEEFKGETTTIASNTGNHTKKFLLKMPLKDYRDATKNKVKKIKLKDGRSATEHDIGSMDGYVLSMVRLASELPTKKCPVLLVHGMFQSSDRFLNQDKSQSLAYSLDDLGYDVWLFNARGNKYCQSHVAYAPHEQKSEFNNYSYEEIGCFDLAAAVDYILSKTTFKKIHYIGHSLGGTFFLVLNSLVTDYNEKFDRAFLMAPLGYHTTITNTNLQKELNDPTSLHEALIKVDTFEIFPYEAYVPNQDMVPDNCLGGKTWETICNELQIQKIMGIKSSNNTIAETRGGSTKILIHWAQNIKNKKFHRWDFGEAKNVEEYDGKDPPEYPLNAITVRTKIIYSPDDNMVKDTDIRALAKQMKNATTRKVKRANFKHDDFIDGEYIMEDVYSGILKDLEYPKPLVRRVNGTNTNETESKPASLTDIPWSALLSLVGILLFIFISIISCCCKKKDANGACATNAGQPANA